GAGAATGAGTACATCGCCCGGGCGTGCTCCGGAATTAGTGAAAACACGGTCGGGATGTATCACTCCCGTTACGGCGTACCCGAACTTCATTTCCTGGTCATCGACGGAGTGGCCGCCTATTACCACGACGCCTTCGGCATTCATTGCCGCTTGGCCGCCCTTGAGTATCTCGGCAAGGATGTCCCAGTCGCCCTTTTGAGGAAAACAAACTATCGAAAGTGCGGATAAGGGCGTACCACCCATCGCGTAAACATCATTGAGGGCATTGACCGCCGCAACCCTGCCGTAGGTAAATGGGTCATCCGCCACCGGGGTAAAGAAATCGACCGTCTGCACGAGCGCCGTGTCGTCCGTAAGGCGAAAAACTCCCGCGTCGTCAGATTTATCAAATCCGACGATCACATTCTCGCTACTTTGTCGTGGTAACTTGCTCAAAACTTGGGCAAGGTCGCTAGGGGCGAGTTTGGCCACTCAACCCGCGCACGAAACCATTTCAGTAAGACGCTGACGCATCACGTTTCTCTAACCTCCTTTAGAATCAACACTTTACATCTACTTTATTGTTTTGACCCCATTATCGCCTGATAAATGCGATCGAGATCGTCGGTGCCGTAGTATTCGATCTGGATCTTGCCGCTGGTACCTTTCGCCGATGGCAGGATCTTGACGTTTGTACTTAACCTACGCATCAACTTTGTTTCGGCGGCCTTGGTATTCGGATCGACCACACGTGAAGTGGGTTTGTCCGCGGATCCGCCGCCAACCTTTCCCGCCCGCTTTACCGTGCGTTCAGTTTCACGAACCGAAAAACCACGCTCGACCGCGTCCTTTGCGACCATTCGCTGCACCTTCGGGTCATCGATCATTAGCAATGCCCGCCCGTGACTAAGAGAAAGTCGCCCCTCGATAATGTGATTCTGCACCTCGGACGGTAGTTTCAGAAGCCGCATAGTGGTGGCTACGAGGGTGCGTTCGCGACCGACTCGTTCGGCCACCTGCTCTTGTGTAAGTCCAATAAATTCAATGAGTTTGCGATATGCTTTGGCTTCTTCGATCGGGTTTAGTTCGTGCCTTTGTATATTCTCTATGAGTGCTATCTCAAGTAACTTATCATCCGGGATATCCCGTACGACCGCCGGCACTTTGCGCAGTTCGGCCCGCTGCGCCGCCCGCCAACGCCGTTCACCCGCCACGATCTGATACCGGGTGCCGATCGGGCGCAGAACGATCGGCTGCACAATACCGTTAGATCTGATCGATGCCGCAAGCTCGGCTAATTTTTCTTCGGCAAATCTGGTACGCGGCTGTTCCGGATTGGGGTCGATCAGATCGATATCGATCTCGCGAACTCCCTGCTCGACCGCCGGCACCTTTTCTTCACCCATCAAGGCGCTCAGGCCTCTCCCAAGGGTTTGTCTAGCCATGTCCAATGATCTCCTTTCCTAATTGCATATAGCTCACCGCCCCACGCGAACGCGGATCGTAAAGCATTATCGGCTTTCCAAAGCTCGGGGCCTCAGCCAATCTTACGTTTCGCGGAATAACCGTCTCAAGGACCTGTGAGCCGTAAAAATCTCGAAGATCTTTGGCCACGGCGGCCGAGAGATTGGTACGCTCATCGAACATCGTTAACAAAAGGCCCTCAATGGCCAAAGTCGGGTTTAGTTCCCTGCGGAGTCGTGCAAGCGTATCGAAAAGTTCTGTAACGCCCTCAAGAGCATAATATTCGCATTGGATCGGCACCAGTAGTGAGTCTGCGGCCGTAAGTCCGTTAAGTGTCAGAATGCCAAGCGATGGCGGACAATCGATTATTATGTAGTGAAAATACTCCTTGATCCCGGCAAGTAGCTTTTTGAGGGCGTAGTTTCGGTCGTCTGCGTCGACCAGTTCGATCTCTGCGCCCGCAAGATTCTTATCGGACGGCAACACCCATAAAAACGGTATCTCGGTCGGCAGAACCATCTCACGAACCGGATCGCCTGACGTGAGGGCGTTATAGAGCGTCTTTCGTGAA
This is a stretch of genomic DNA from Chloracidobacterium sp.. It encodes these proteins:
- a CDS encoding ParB/RepB/Spo0J family partition protein — protein: MARQTLGRGLSALMGEEKVPAVEQGVREIDIDLIDPNPEQPRTRFAEEKLAELAASIRSNGIVQPIVLRPIGTRYQIVAGERRWRAAQRAELRKVPAVVRDIPDDKLLEIALIENIQRHELNPIEEAKAYRKLIEFIGLTQEQVAERVGRERTLVATTMRLLKLPSEVQNHIIEGRLSLSHGRALLMIDDPKVQRMVAKDAVERGFSVRETERTVKRAGKVGGGSADKPTSRVVDPNTKAAETKLMRRLSTNVKILPSAKGTSGKIQIEYYGTDDLDRIYQAIMGSKQ
- the selD gene encoding selenide, water dikinase SelD, with the translated sequence MRQRLTEMVSCAGUVAKLAPSDLAQVLSKLPRQSSENVIVGFDKSDDAGVFRLTDDTALVQTVDFFTPVADDPFTYGRVAAVNALNDVYAMGGTPLSALSIVCFPQKGDWDILAEILKGGQAAMNAEGVVVIGGHSVDDQEMKFGYAVTGVIHPDRVFTNSGARPGDVLILTKPIGTGAINTAVKRGEASESTIAAAINAMTTSAAAASKLMREVGANACTDVTGFGLLGHAYEMAKGSEVTLNIDSESVPLLPDVLELISRGMLTRGDTNNRVYVGETVVFYDSVSSGMQSALFDPQTAGGLLISMGSTNASDFVRQMPDSRVIGSVSAYSGMYLEVT
- a CDS encoding ParA family protein, with the translated sequence MGKIIAVANQKGGVGKTTTAVNLAAALAAEDKKVLLVDADPQANATSGAGIPRSNSRKTLYNALTSGDPVREMVLPTEIPFLWVLPSDKNLAGAEIELVDADDRNYALKKLLAGIKEYFHYIIIDCPPSLGILTLNGLTAADSLLVPIQCEYYALEGVTELFDTLARLRRELNPTLAIEGLLLTMFDERTNLSAAVAKDLRDFYGSQVLETVIPRNVRLAEAPSFGKPIMLYDPRSRGAVSYMQLGKEIIGHG